One genomic region from Vitis riparia cultivar Riparia Gloire de Montpellier isolate 1030 chromosome 17, EGFV_Vit.rip_1.0, whole genome shotgun sequence encodes:
- the LOC117934489 gene encoding transcription elongation factor 1 homolog isoform X1 encodes MGKRKSRAKPPPKKRMDKLDTVFSCPFCNHGTGVECRIDMKNLIGEASCRICQESFSTTVTALTEPIDIYSEWIDECERVNNLEDDGTLEGRADA; translated from the exons ATGGGGAAGAGAAAGTCAAGGGCGAAGCCGCCTCCTAAGAAGCGAATGGACAAGCTTGACACTGTTTTCAGCTGCCCTTTCTGCAACCATGGCACTGGTGTTGAGTGCCGCAT CGATATGAAAAACCTAATTGGGGAAGCCTCATGCAGGATTTGTCAAGAGAGCTTCAGCACTACTGTAACAG CTTTAACCGAGCCGATAGACAT CTACAGTGAATGGATTGATGAATGTGAGCGGGTCAACAACCTGGAGGATGATGGTACTTTAGAAGGCAGAGCTGATGCCTAG
- the LOC117934489 gene encoding transcription elongation factor 1 homolog isoform X2: MGKRKSRAKPPPKKRMDKLDTVFSCPFCNHGTGVECRIDMKNLIGEASCRICQESFSTTVTATVNGLMNVSGSTTWRMMVL, encoded by the exons ATGGGGAAGAGAAAGTCAAGGGCGAAGCCGCCTCCTAAGAAGCGAATGGACAAGCTTGACACTGTTTTCAGCTGCCCTTTCTGCAACCATGGCACTGGTGTTGAGTGCCGCAT CGATATGAAAAACCTAATTGGGGAAGCCTCATGCAGGATTTGTCAAGAGAGCTTCAGCACTACTGTAACAG CTACAGTGAATGGATTGATGAATGTGAGCGGGTCAACAACCTGGAGGATGATGGTACTTTAG
- the LOC117904688 gene encoding uncharacterized protein LOC117904688 — protein MAKPQNPNSTQNLPSSSTPTKVSGEIGSGNTSYSAPKPHFPNPPDPTNPDPAALREQWRYAIRQYSKWYSHAWGTAILAGLSFFALGWIIKGSNPLPSRQDDSPARPSSSSTSDDGDVGR, from the coding sequence ATGGCCAAACCTCAAAACCCCAATTCCACGCAAAACCTACCTTCTTCTTCAACACCTACTAAGGTTTCTGGTGAAATCGGAAGCGGCAACACCAGCTACTCCGCCCCAAAGCCCCATTTCCCTAATCCTCCCGATCCCACAAATCCCGACCCAGCTGCCCTCCGAGAGCAGTGGAGATACGCGATCCGACAGTACAGCAAATGGTATTCTCACGCCTGGGGCACCGCCATTCTCGCTGGCCTTTCCTTCTTTGCCCTTGGTTGGATCATCAAGGGCTCCAATCCTCTCCCCTCTCGACAGGATGACTCTCCTGCACGCCCTTCCTCTTCTTCTACTTCCGATGACGGCGATGTTGGCCGCTGA
- the LOC117904687 gene encoding 28 kDa heat- and acid-stable phosphoprotein — protein MGRGKFKGKPTGRRQFSTPEEMLAGTSSRPRTFKREEAEVEEEHSEEESEEEPEERRKGTQGLIEVENPNLVKPKTLKARDIDIEKTTELSRREREEIEKQKAHERYMRLQEQGKTEQAKKDLERLALIRQQRADAAKKREEEKAAKEQKKAEARK, from the exons ATGGGAAGGGGAAAGTTCAAGGGCAAGCCCACTGGTCGGCGCCAGTTCTCTACTCCTGAAGAG ATGCTTGCTGGTACCTCTTCTCGTCCCCGCACATTCAAACGG GAAGAAGCTGAAGTGGAGGAAGAACATTCTGAAGAAGAATCCGAAGAAGAACCTGAA gAGAGGCGGAAGGGCACCCAAGGTCTTATTGAGGTTGAGAATCCTAATTTGGTAAAGCCAAAGACCTTGAAAGCCAGAGACATTGAT ATTGAGAAAACAACTGAACTTTCGAGGCGTGAAAG AGAAGAAATAGAGAAGCAGAAAGCCCATGAGCGATATATGAGGCTGCAAGAACAAGGGAAAACAGAACAAGCCAAGAAAGATCTAG AGCGCTTAGCCCTGATTCgacaacaaagagcagatgctGCCAAAAAACGAGAAGAAGAGAAGGCTG CCAAGGAGCAGAAGAAGGCTGAGGCTCGCAAATGA
- the LOC117904685 gene encoding uncharacterized protein LOC117904685 isoform X2 yields MAFIHPPALRIPLLTLRPHSSSTRILTFFPKLLFKNPRNSLYIVSCSTPKAIPATEQEVLDAITESDEKSLPAVRSFENDLARLTMVGAIDVEQALTAAAADGGNTADEHIASGMAAMVVETVFPGASDDHSTVSTRLFLPARKVKEKANRLRRSFTEDFLSSTTSKDILAMTFRQVVLQQLWNFELVLFIPGTERNMEEIQDSRKVPASFSLSSSDEGVISVLAEVICISALQTTERHFLNNLLGQTSNNFFKWFHKPKSVASKDSSVIMYELFEDEIVENAKNLLENFNSMKANYKCIETKTKYHWWTSSAISKLEKIGGPEFSTWTSEYIPAYRLQIDPDKLKSVKFEGWKRSAENRWEVLLTHSQMVALANILDMYYEDLYTLPDKQLLCGAGFANFTNLSKNKRVSSLLKILTISIASGIFLVAINVLGRLYFPRVNEVGKGPGNQPSLLPSEINCIQHNSLETTKMEAFCISIVKKIKDAFGWSGEIMAESSVGAWTGDLPIYLRVDKANHSGEDISNGTALLQRSDEEKKTSTQDIASYQVVLSVDGEIVGFQPTSRVAVNNWAVNPLAKELYKGKKLSPGLFETGLKIPRPNEVVIIDLLMSVNSDACFALARPVQ; encoded by the exons ATGGCGTTCATTCACCCGCCCGCTCTGCGAATTCCTCTGTTAACCCTCCGACCTCACTCTTCTTCCAcaagaatcctcacattcttcccCAAACTACTGTTCAAAAACCCTAGGAATTCCCTATATATCGTTTCCTGCTCGACTCCCAAGGCTATTCCGGCGACAGAACAAGAAGTCCTCGATGCCATCACTGAGTCCGACGAAAAGAGCCTTCCTGCCGTGAGATCGTTCGAGAACGACTTAGCTCGGCTAACGATGGTCGGAGCCATTGATGTCGAGCAGGCATTGACGGCCGCTGCTGCCGACGGTGGCAATACGGCCGACGAGCACATTGCTTCCGGTATGGCGGCTATGGTTGTGGAGACTGTGTTTCCAGGTGCTTCGGACGACCACAGCACAGTCTCGACCAGACTG TTTTTGCCTGCCAGAAAAGTTAAAGAGAAAGCCAATAGGCTCAGAAGATCTTTCACTGAAGATTTTCTGTCAAGCACTACGTCTAAAGACATTCTTGCCATGACATTTAGACAAGTAGTTTTGCAACAGCTTTGGAACTTTGAATTAGTGTTGTTTATACCTGGAACTGAAAGGAATATGGAGGAAATTCAAGACTCACGAAAG GTTCCTGCATCTTTCTCCTTAAGCTCATCGGATGAAGGGGTCATTTCTGTGCTTGCAGAAGTCATCTGCATTTCTGCTCTTCAAACCACTGAAAGACACTTCCTTAACAACTTGCTGGGCCAaacttcaaataatttcttCAAATGGTTTCACAAGCCCAAGAGTGTTGCATCAAAAGATTCCTCAGTTATAATGTatgaattatttgaagatgagaTAGTTGAAAACGCCAAGAATCTGctagaaaatttcaattcaatgaaAGCAAATTATAAGTGTATTGAAACAAAAACGAAATACCATTGGTGGACATCTTCAGCAATCTCTAAATTGGAGAAGATTGGTGGTCCTGAGTTCAGTACTTGGACGAGTGAGTATATACCTGCTTACAGGCTACAGATTGACCCTGATAAACTTAAAAGTGTGAAGTTTGAAGGCTGGAAAAGATCGGCAGAGAATAGGTGGGAAGTTCTTCTCACCCACTCTCAAATG GTTGCATTGGCCAACATTCTAGATATGTATTATGAAGATCTCTACACGCTTCCTGATAAACAACTCTTATGTGGTGCGGGGTTTGCAAATTTCACCAACTTGTCCAAGAATAAG AGAGTCTCTTCACTGCTGAAAATCCTAACTATTAGCATTGCAAGTGGAATTTTTCTCGTTGCCATCAATGTTTTGGGTAGACTCTATTTCCCCCGCGTAAATGAGGTTGGCAAGGGTCCTGGAAATCAACCTTCACTTTTGCCATCTGAAATTAACTGTATACAGCATAATTCTCTTGAGACTACAAAG ATGGAGGCTTTTTGCATCTCAATTGTTAAAAAGATAAAGGATGCTTTTGGTTGGTCGGGAGAGATAATGGCAGAATCAAGTGTTGGTGCCTGGACTGGGGATCTGCCAATTTACTTGAGGGTGGATAAAGCTAATCATAGTGGTGAAGATATTTCAAATGGTACTGCTCTCCTACAGAGAAGTGacgaagaaaagaaaacttcaaCACAAGATATTGCTAGTTATCAG GTGGTCTTGTCAGTTGATGGTGAGATAGTCGGATTCCAACCTACGAGCCGGGTGGCTGTTAATAATTGGGCTGTCAATCCACTAGCAAAAGAGCTGTATAAAGGAAAAAAGCTTTCACCTG GCCTCTTTGAAACTGGTCTCAAAATTCCTCGTCCAAATGAGGTTGTTATCATAGACCTGTTAATGTCAGTAAATAGCGATGCCTGTTTTGCATTGGCCCGACCAGTTCAATGA
- the LOC117904685 gene encoding uncharacterized protein LOC117904685 isoform X1 codes for MAFIHPPALRIPLLTLRPHSSSTRILTFFPKLLFKNPRNSLYIVSCSTPKAIPATEQEVLDAITESDEKSLPAVRSFENDLARLTMVGAIDVEQALTAAAADGGNTADEHIASGMAAMVVETVFPGASDDHSTVSTRLFLPARKVKEKANRLRRSFTEDFLSSTTSKDILAMTFRQVVLQQLWNFELVLFIPGTERNMEEIQDSRKQVPASFSLSSSDEGVISVLAEVICISALQTTERHFLNNLLGQTSNNFFKWFHKPKSVASKDSSVIMYELFEDEIVENAKNLLENFNSMKANYKCIETKTKYHWWTSSAISKLEKIGGPEFSTWTSEYIPAYRLQIDPDKLKSVKFEGWKRSAENRWEVLLTHSQMVALANILDMYYEDLYTLPDKQLLCGAGFANFTNLSKNKRVSSLLKILTISIASGIFLVAINVLGRLYFPRVNEVGKGPGNQPSLLPSEINCIQHNSLETTKMEAFCISIVKKIKDAFGWSGEIMAESSVGAWTGDLPIYLRVDKANHSGEDISNGTALLQRSDEEKKTSTQDIASYQVVLSVDGEIVGFQPTSRVAVNNWAVNPLAKELYKGKKLSPGLFETGLKIPRPNEVVIIDLLMSVNSDACFALARPVQ; via the exons ATGGCGTTCATTCACCCGCCCGCTCTGCGAATTCCTCTGTTAACCCTCCGACCTCACTCTTCTTCCAcaagaatcctcacattcttcccCAAACTACTGTTCAAAAACCCTAGGAATTCCCTATATATCGTTTCCTGCTCGACTCCCAAGGCTATTCCGGCGACAGAACAAGAAGTCCTCGATGCCATCACTGAGTCCGACGAAAAGAGCCTTCCTGCCGTGAGATCGTTCGAGAACGACTTAGCTCGGCTAACGATGGTCGGAGCCATTGATGTCGAGCAGGCATTGACGGCCGCTGCTGCCGACGGTGGCAATACGGCCGACGAGCACATTGCTTCCGGTATGGCGGCTATGGTTGTGGAGACTGTGTTTCCAGGTGCTTCGGACGACCACAGCACAGTCTCGACCAGACTG TTTTTGCCTGCCAGAAAAGTTAAAGAGAAAGCCAATAGGCTCAGAAGATCTTTCACTGAAGATTTTCTGTCAAGCACTACGTCTAAAGACATTCTTGCCATGACATTTAGACAAGTAGTTTTGCAACAGCTTTGGAACTTTGAATTAGTGTTGTTTATACCTGGAACTGAAAGGAATATGGAGGAAATTCAAGACTCACGAAAG CAGGTTCCTGCATCTTTCTCCTTAAGCTCATCGGATGAAGGGGTCATTTCTGTGCTTGCAGAAGTCATCTGCATTTCTGCTCTTCAAACCACTGAAAGACACTTCCTTAACAACTTGCTGGGCCAaacttcaaataatttcttCAAATGGTTTCACAAGCCCAAGAGTGTTGCATCAAAAGATTCCTCAGTTATAATGTatgaattatttgaagatgagaTAGTTGAAAACGCCAAGAATCTGctagaaaatttcaattcaatgaaAGCAAATTATAAGTGTATTGAAACAAAAACGAAATACCATTGGTGGACATCTTCAGCAATCTCTAAATTGGAGAAGATTGGTGGTCCTGAGTTCAGTACTTGGACGAGTGAGTATATACCTGCTTACAGGCTACAGATTGACCCTGATAAACTTAAAAGTGTGAAGTTTGAAGGCTGGAAAAGATCGGCAGAGAATAGGTGGGAAGTTCTTCTCACCCACTCTCAAATG GTTGCATTGGCCAACATTCTAGATATGTATTATGAAGATCTCTACACGCTTCCTGATAAACAACTCTTATGTGGTGCGGGGTTTGCAAATTTCACCAACTTGTCCAAGAATAAG AGAGTCTCTTCACTGCTGAAAATCCTAACTATTAGCATTGCAAGTGGAATTTTTCTCGTTGCCATCAATGTTTTGGGTAGACTCTATTTCCCCCGCGTAAATGAGGTTGGCAAGGGTCCTGGAAATCAACCTTCACTTTTGCCATCTGAAATTAACTGTATACAGCATAATTCTCTTGAGACTACAAAG ATGGAGGCTTTTTGCATCTCAATTGTTAAAAAGATAAAGGATGCTTTTGGTTGGTCGGGAGAGATAATGGCAGAATCAAGTGTTGGTGCCTGGACTGGGGATCTGCCAATTTACTTGAGGGTGGATAAAGCTAATCATAGTGGTGAAGATATTTCAAATGGTACTGCTCTCCTACAGAGAAGTGacgaagaaaagaaaacttcaaCACAAGATATTGCTAGTTATCAG GTGGTCTTGTCAGTTGATGGTGAGATAGTCGGATTCCAACCTACGAGCCGGGTGGCTGTTAATAATTGGGCTGTCAATCCACTAGCAAAAGAGCTGTATAAAGGAAAAAAGCTTTCACCTG GCCTCTTTGAAACTGGTCTCAAAATTCCTCGTCCAAATGAGGTTGTTATCATAGACCTGTTAATGTCAGTAAATAGCGATGCCTGTTTTGCATTGGCCCGACCAGTTCAATGA
- the LOC117904686 gene encoding ras-related protein RABA1f: MASYRADDDYDYLFKVVLIGDSGVGKSNLLSRFTRNEFSLESKSTIGVEFATRSIRVDDKVVKAQIWDTAGQERYRAITSAYYRGAVGALLVYDVTRHVTFENVERWLKELRDHTDSNIVIMLVGNKADLRHLRAVSTEDAKAFAERENNFFMETSALESLNVENAFTEVLTQIYRVVSRKALDIGDDPAALPKGQTINVGTKDDVSAVKKVGCCSA; this comes from the exons ATGGCCTCTTACAGAGCCGACGACGATTACGATTACCTCTTCAAGGTTGTTCTCATCGGCGACTCCGGAGTCGGCAAATCCAATCTCCTCTCCCGCTTCACTCGCAACGAGTTCAGCCTCGAATCGAAGTCTACCATCGGCGTCGAATTCGCCACCCGCAGCATTCGTGTCGATGATAAGGTCGTCAAGGCCCAGATTTGGGACACCGCTGGCCAGGAGAG ATATCGAGCAATTACAAGTGCATATTATCGAGGAGCTGTTGGTGCTTTACTTGTTTATGATGTTACCCGTCACgtaacatttgaaaatgtggagaGATGGCTGAAGGAGCTTCGGGATCACACAGACTCCAACATCGTGATCATGCTCGTTGGTAACAAGGCAGATCTCCGCCACTTGCGAGCTGTTTCCACTGAAGATGCTAAGGCTTTTGCTGAAAGAGAGAACAACTTTTTCATGGAAACATCAGCTCTAGAGTCCTTGAATGTTGAGAATGCCTTCACAGAGGTGCTGACCCAGATCTATCGTGTTGTCAGCAGGAAAGCTCTTGACATCGGGGATGACCCAGCAGCTTTGCCCAAGGGACAGACCATCAATGTTGGAACCAAGGATGATGTGTCGGCAGTGAAGAAAGTGGGATGCTGTTCTGCATAA